One stretch of Anabas testudineus chromosome 24, fAnaTes1.2, whole genome shotgun sequence DNA includes these proteins:
- the sox7 gene encoding transcription factor SOX-7, producing MMAALISAYSSWPESFECPSGDGDVSDGHGPHRTPADKAPEPRIRRPMNAFMVWAKDERKRLAVQNPDLHNAELSKMLGKSWKALTPSQKRPYVEEAERLRVQHMQDYPNYKYRPRRKKQLKRICKRVDPGFLLSGLGPDQNALPDQRALCHPHDKDEGGPNGVVSGFSSPSTALPSVRSFRDPPGPNSSFDTYPYGLPTPPEMSPLDAMDHEHVPPSYYSTSGSSSVSCSSSTSCPDEHHQNQPHMGSPPPYHTDYTQNQIHCGGTHIGHIPHMAQNGGSGGLIPGAPLSYYSSQSFPQIHHGLHQGHLGQLSPPPETQGHLETLDQLSQAELLGEVDRNEFDQYLNSTATGFHPEQGSSLTVTGHIQVASSATASATACPSSATETSLISVLADATAAYYNNYGIS from the exons ATGATGGCAGCCCTCATCAGCGCGTACTCGTCATGGCCGGAGTCCTTCGAGTGTCCTTCAGGAGACGGGGACGTGTCGGACGGACACGGCCCGCACAGGACCCCCGCAGACAAGGCTCCGGAGCCGCGGATCAGACGGCCCATGAACGCGTTCATGGTCTGGGCCAAAGATGAACGCAAACGGCTGGCCGTCCAAAATCCAGACCTGCACAATGCCGAGCTCAGCAAAATGTTAG GTAAGTCATGGAAGGCCCTGACTCCCTCCCAGAAGCGGCCCTACGTAGAGGAAGCAGAGAGGCTTCGGGTGCAGCACATGCAGGACTACCCCAACTATAAGTATCGGCCTCGCCggaagaaacagctgaaacgCATCTGCAAGAGAGTGGACCCCGGTTTCCTCCTGAGTGGACTGGGTCCTGATCAGAATGCCCTGCCTGACCAGCGAGCCCTCTGCCACCCCCATGACAAAGACGAGGGAGGCCCTAACGGTGTCGTCTCTGGGTTTTCCAGCCCTAGCACTGCTCTGCCCAGCGTCAGAAGCTTCAGAGACCCACCTGGTCCCAACAGCAGCTTCGACACGTACCCCTATGGCCTGCCCACACCTCCTGAGATGTCACCGCTAGACGCCATGGACCACGAGCATGTACCCCCTTCTTACTACTCAACGTCTGGTAgctcctctgtctcctgctcatCGTCAACCTCCTGTCCAGATGAGCACCATCAGAATCAGCCGCACATGGGCAGCCCACCCCCTTACCACACTGACTACACTCAGAACCAAATCCACTGTGGGGGCACACACATTGGTCACATCCCTCACATGGCCCAAAATGGAGGAAGTGGTGGACTGATCCCAGGTGCTCCGCTGTCCTACTACAGTTCCCAATCCTTCCCCCAGATTCACCATGGGCTCCACCAGGGCCACCTGGGTCAGCTTTCTCCTCCACCAGAGACACAAGGCCACCTGGAGACTCTAGACCAGCTGAGCCAGGCTGAACTTCTAGGCGAGGTGGACCGCAATGAGTTCGACCAGTACCTAAACTCCACTGCGACTGGGTTCCACCCTGAGCAGGGCAGCAGTCTGACTGTAACTGGACACATCCAGGTGGCTTCATCCGCCACTGCTTCAGCCACTGCGTGCCCCAGTAGTGCCACGGAAACCAGCCTCATTTCCGTGCTGGCGGATGCAACGGCAGCCTACTACAACAACTATGGCATCTCGTAA